A region of Mammaliicoccus sp. Dog046 DNA encodes the following proteins:
- the panD gene encoding aspartate 1-decarboxylase, with amino-acid sequence MIRTMMNGKIHRARVTEANLNYVGSITIDADILDAVDILPNEKVAIVNNNNGARLETYVIEGERGTGHICLNGAAARLVQVGDVIIIMNYVQVTDEEARTHSPKVAVMNENNEIIEMIEEKENQIVL; translated from the coding sequence ATGATAAGGACTATGATGAACGGGAAGATTCATCGTGCACGTGTGACGGAAGCAAATTTAAATTACGTAGGTAGTATTACGATAGATGCAGATATTTTAGACGCGGTTGATATATTACCAAACGAGAAGGTCGCTATTGTTAACAATAATAATGGTGCGAGATTGGAAACTTATGTTATCGAAGGTGAGAGGGGTACCGGACATATTTGTTTGAATGGTGCAGCGGCTAGGTTAGTTCAAGTAGGCGATGTTATTATTATAATGAATTATGTTCAAGTAACTGACGAAGAAGCACGAACGCATTCTCCTAAAGTTGCTGTAATGAATGAAAATAATGAAATTATTGAAATGATTGAAGAAAAAGAAAATCAAATTGTTTTATAA
- a CDS encoding DUF1304 domain-containing protein produces the protein MSVLASIFVVIVAVEHLYIMYLETIATASEKTAQTFNMKLQVLKDKNIQVLLKNQGIYNGLLAIALFYGLFFSTNPQEMVSLLLIFIILAAVYGSLTSSKSIILKQGGPAIIALILVLFL, from the coding sequence ATGAGTGTATTAGCCTCAATCTTTGTAGTTATTGTTGCTGTTGAGCATCTTTATATTATGTATTTAGAAACAATAGCGACTGCATCTGAGAAAACAGCACAAACGTTTAATATGAAATTACAAGTGCTTAAAGATAAGAACATACAAGTATTACTTAAGAATCAAGGGATATATAATGGTTTATTAGCGATTGCTTTATTTTATGGATTATTTTTCTCAACTAATCCACAAGAGATGGTTTCTTTATTATTAATCTTTATTATTTTAGCAGCGGTATACGGTAGTCTTACGAGTTCTAAATCGATTATTTTGAAGCAAGGTGGACCGGCAATTATTGCACTCATCTTAGTATTATTTTTATAG
- a CDS encoding MupG family TIM beta-alpha barrel fold protein: MLGFSVYLGEPFDEDYIEMMLQEGSKYIFTSLQIPEDDSAQYIDKLQDLRHFVGDRAEIIADASPHAFQNLGLSYDEPTVLKEMGIDWIRLDISMDVPSIVSLLDEVKIVCNASTDAIDLLHKLSQENIDMSRIMVAHNYYPRPETGLDREYFKAQNQEIKVHFPDVSIMAFVPGTTYRGPVFKGLPTLEDHRHTHPLVAAYELLKLGVDDICIGDSYMQSTSLFQLSNYIHNGIVSLYVTSESSYLDSVIGKVFHNRKDKARDVIRAEEARAQHNQRDIHPERTVTRSKGAITLDNIIYGRYMHELQIAKVNLERHEGVNVIGYVCKQDIECIDIIDSGQAFQFVKGEEI; the protein is encoded by the coding sequence ATGTTAGGTTTTTCAGTGTACTTGGGTGAACCGTTTGATGAGGATTATATTGAAATGATGTTGCAGGAAGGTTCTAAATATATTTTTACATCACTTCAAATTCCGGAAGATGACTCAGCTCAATATATAGATAAGTTGCAAGACTTACGCCATTTTGTCGGGGATAGAGCTGAAATAATCGCAGACGCAAGCCCACATGCATTTCAAAACTTAGGATTATCTTACGATGAACCAACAGTTTTAAAAGAAATGGGTATTGATTGGATAAGATTAGATATTTCGATGGATGTACCTTCAATCGTTTCATTATTAGATGAAGTTAAAATTGTGTGTAACGCAAGCACAGATGCGATCGATTTATTACACAAATTGAGCCAAGAAAATATTGATATGTCACGCATTATGGTGGCACATAATTATTATCCAAGACCAGAAACTGGTTTAGATCGGGAATATTTTAAAGCGCAGAATCAAGAAATTAAAGTGCATTTTCCTGATGTATCCATAATGGCATTTGTGCCAGGAACAACGTATAGAGGTCCAGTATTTAAAGGATTACCAACATTGGAAGATCATAGACATACACATCCACTCGTAGCTGCATATGAATTATTGAAATTAGGTGTTGATGATATCTGTATAGGGGACAGTTATATGCAATCAACATCATTATTTCAATTAAGTAATTATATTCATAATGGAATCGTTTCACTTTATGTAACATCCGAATCATCGTATTTGGATAGCGTTATTGGGAAGGTTTTTCATAATAGAAAAGATAAAGCTCGGGATGTCATCAGAGCTGAAGAAGCACGCGCACAACATAATCAACGAGATATTCATCCTGAGCGAACAGTAACAAGAAGTAAAGGCGCGATAACATTAGATAATATAATCTATGGACGTTATATGCATGAACTACAAATTGCGAAAGTAAATTTAGAAAGACATGAAGGGGTAAATGTCATTGGTTATGTCTGTAAGCAAGATATAGAGTGCATTGACATAATCGATTCAGGGCAGGCATTTCAGTTTGTGAAGGGGGAAGAAATATAA
- the murQ gene encoding N-acetylmuramic acid 6-phosphate etherase gives MEINQLTTESRNARSAQLDTLTPEQFVEVMNNEDQKVAEAISVENDAIAQLIKQVIKGFQNDGRLIYLGAGTSGRLGVLDAAECVPTFGVTSDVVIGLIAGGPSAMTEAVEGAEDDALLGEADLKSLNINEHDTVVGIAASGRTPYVIGGLKYAQSIGVPTGCVTCNRQSEVGQYADYPVQVDVGPEVLTGSTRLKAGTAQKLILNMISTGAMVGIGKVYENLMIDVKPTNKKLKQRAINMIQEILNCSDEESERLFEQSDHQVKVAIVMGMHEVTKEIAVQKINKAKGFVRNT, from the coding sequence ATGGAGATTAATCAATTAACGACAGAATCAAGGAATGCACGTTCTGCACAATTAGATACGTTAACACCTGAACAATTTGTTGAAGTGATGAATAATGAAGACCAAAAAGTAGCAGAGGCGATAAGTGTAGAAAACGATGCTATCGCTCAGCTGATTAAACAAGTGATTAAAGGATTTCAAAACGATGGGAGATTAATTTATTTAGGTGCAGGTACTAGCGGACGATTAGGGGTATTAGATGCTGCTGAATGTGTACCAACATTTGGTGTAACATCTGATGTTGTCATAGGATTGATTGCTGGCGGACCTTCTGCAATGACTGAAGCGGTAGAAGGTGCAGAGGATGATGCGCTTTTAGGGGAAGCTGATTTAAAATCATTAAACATAAATGAACATGATACGGTTGTAGGAATAGCAGCGAGTGGACGAACACCTTATGTCATTGGTGGATTGAAATATGCTCAAAGTATAGGTGTTCCTACAGGTTGTGTTACATGTAACCGTCAATCTGAAGTTGGCCAATATGCAGATTATCCAGTGCAAGTAGATGTTGGTCCGGAAGTTTTAACTGGTTCAACAAGATTGAAAGCGGGCACTGCACAAAAATTAATTTTAAATATGATTTCAACAGGTGCCATGGTAGGCATCGGAAAAGTATATGAAAATTTAATGATAGATGTAAAGCCAACTAATAAGAAGTTGAAACAAAGAGCGATAAACATGATTCAAGAAATACTGAATTGTTCAGATGAGGAAAGTGAAAGATTATTTGAGCAAAGTGATCATCAAGTGAAGGTGGCAATTGTAATGGGAATGCATGAAGTCACTAAAGAAATCGCAGTACAAAAAATAAACAAAGCAAAGGGATTTGTGAGAAATACGTAA
- a CDS encoding PTS transporter subunit EIIC, translating into MSKERDIAKDILKAVGGRDNLDKVIHCMTRVRMEIVDYSKVDVEGLKNTKGVMGVVEDDMLQAVIGPGTVNKVANEMSDIIGVPLGEDIKHHASNKEKVAQEADLFKQNLNKKNQTPFKKVLRSIANIFVPLIPAFVGAGLIGGISAVISNMLAAGTLDGATWEQFVLVFDIIKNGIFAYLVIYVGINAAKEFGATPGLGGVIGGTTMLTGMVPEHPIKNIFNGEPLAAGQGGVIGVIIAVWILSLIEKRLHKIVPSSVDIIVTPTVTLFIMGLGTIFLIMPIAGFISNGLLGVIDWVLNIGGAFSGFILGATFLPLVMFGLHQVLTPIHIEMINQSGATYLLPILAMAGAGQVGAAFALWVKCRKNKKIINLLKGALPVGVLGIGEPLIYGVTLPLGRPFITACIGGGIGGAVIGGIGHIGASAIGPSGVSLIPLISDNMYLGYIAGLLAAYAGGFIATYFFGTNKEMTAPQELEEE; encoded by the coding sequence ATGTCTAAAGAAAGAGATATTGCAAAGGACATACTGAAAGCAGTTGGGGGAAGAGATAATTTAGATAAAGTCATTCATTGTATGACGCGTGTAAGAATGGAAATTGTTGATTACAGTAAGGTGGATGTTGAAGGATTAAAGAATACTAAGGGTGTAATGGGTGTAGTAGAAGATGATATGTTGCAGGCTGTTATTGGCCCTGGAACAGTAAATAAAGTAGCCAATGAAATGAGCGATATCATCGGTGTGCCTTTGGGAGAAGATATTAAACATCATGCTTCAAATAAAGAAAAAGTAGCACAAGAAGCGGATTTATTTAAGCAAAACTTAAATAAAAAGAATCAAACACCATTTAAAAAGGTGTTAAGATCTATTGCGAATATCTTTGTTCCATTAATTCCAGCATTTGTTGGGGCTGGTTTAATTGGTGGTATATCAGCTGTTATTTCAAATATGTTAGCAGCAGGTACTTTAGATGGTGCGACATGGGAACAATTTGTATTAGTGTTTGATATTATTAAAAACGGTATCTTCGCATACTTAGTCATTTATGTCGGTATCAATGCCGCGAAAGAATTTGGTGCAACACCAGGATTAGGTGGTGTAATCGGTGGTACAACGATGTTGACTGGTATGGTTCCGGAACATCCAATTAAAAATATATTCAATGGCGAACCTTTAGCTGCTGGTCAAGGTGGAGTTATTGGTGTCATTATCGCAGTATGGATATTATCGCTTATTGAGAAAAGGTTACACAAGATTGTACCAAGCTCGGTAGATATTATCGTTACGCCGACGGTTACATTGTTTATTATGGGTCTCGGTACAATATTCTTAATTATGCCAATTGCAGGATTCATTTCAAATGGATTATTAGGTGTCATTGATTGGGTACTAAATATCGGTGGCGCATTTAGTGGATTTATATTAGGCGCGACATTCCTACCACTTGTTATGTTTGGGTTACACCAAGTATTAACACCTATTCATATAGAAATGATTAATCAATCTGGCGCAACATATTTATTACCAATCCTAGCAATGGCAGGTGCTGGACAAGTTGGAGCAGCATTTGCATTATGGGTAAAATGTAGAAAAAATAAAAAAATCATTAATTTACTAAAAGGGGCTTTGCCTGTAGGAGTTTTAGGTATTGGTGAACCACTTATTTATGGTGTGACGTTACCATTAGGCAGACCATTTATTACAGCGTGTATCGGTGGAGGTATTGGTGGTGCAGTAATCGGTGGTATCGGACATATCGGTGCAAGTGCCATTGGTCCAAGTGGAGTATCCCTTATTCCTTTAATTTCTGATAATATGTACTTAGGATATATTGCTGGATTATTAGCAGCATACGCTGGAGGATTTATAGCTACGTATTTCTTTGGTACAAATAAAGAAATGACAGCACCACAAGAATTGGAAGAGGAATAA
- a CDS encoding MurR/RpiR family transcriptional regulator, with product MEHQHLLIFIKEQMSQLTKHEQRIAQYIINHPEETINLSAQQLGKLTQTSAASIIRCSHKLNFKGFTDLKLAISRYLPSHEQSIYQEIKQDETVDSISKKLVTRAAHTLEMTEKHISSESVDRIVEQLYQSDSIIVYGVSASSLVAQDIYQKFTRIGKQVIYSLDTHLLSTAMASQTGNLTFIGISNSGENNETLSLAKVAKKYGVKIVGITQSQTSTLAKFADHYLIHDASSESSLRLAATSSLISQLMTVDILFYSYLSKDYDHHVMTMSHTRDAVELYLE from the coding sequence ATGGAGCATCAACATTTATTGATTTTTATAAAAGAACAAATGTCACAGTTAACCAAGCATGAACAACGTATCGCTCAATATATTATTAATCACCCGGAAGAGACGATTAATTTAAGTGCACAACAATTAGGTAAGTTGACGCAAACAAGTGCAGCTTCAATCATTAGATGTTCACATAAATTAAACTTTAAAGGTTTTACTGATTTGAAATTAGCAATTTCGAGATATTTACCAAGTCATGAGCAAAGTATTTATCAAGAAATTAAGCAAGATGAAACAGTAGATTCTATTAGTAAGAAGCTTGTAACGAGAGCAGCACATACTTTAGAAATGACTGAAAAACATATCTCAAGTGAAAGTGTAGATCGTATTGTTGAACAGCTATATCAATCAGATAGCATTATCGTATATGGTGTCAGTGCATCAAGCTTAGTTGCGCAAGATATTTATCAGAAGTTTACACGCATTGGTAAACAAGTCATCTATTCGTTAGATACTCATTTGTTATCAACTGCAATGGCTTCACAGACAGGTAATCTCACGTTTATTGGTATTTCAAATTCTGGAGAGAATAATGAGACGTTGTCATTAGCTAAAGTAGCAAAAAAATATGGTGTGAAAATTGTAGGTATTACGCAATCTCAAACATCCACATTAGCGAAATTTGCAGATCATTATTTAATTCATGATGCGAGTTCAGAAAGTAGTTTGAGGTTAGCGGCTACAAGTTCACTTATTTCGCAATTAATGACAGTAGATATCTTATTTTATAGTTATCTATCTAAAGATTATGACCATCACGTCATGACGATGAGTCATACGAGGGATGCAGTGGAATTATATTTAGAATAA
- a CDS encoding HTH domain-containing protein, with translation MAKVERYVYAERIENVSKKYEFNDEQMRLLLDLPKEKYAFLLKGNQGVLTDKQRYEVEKRLNYFEDKSKNKDALKYTTYYIENTLKKEYNLTNKSIAKLCNVKKKTIKRLLNNKKINRKDERNIILNILQLYETVKQSTKR, from the coding sequence ATGGCAAAGGTGGAAAGATATGTTTATGCTGAAAGAATAGAAAATGTATCAAAAAAATATGAATTCAACGATGAACAGATGCGTTTATTATTAGACCTCCCGAAAGAAAAATATGCATTTCTATTAAAAGGGAATCAAGGTGTACTCACGGACAAACAAAGATATGAAGTTGAAAAACGATTGAATTATTTTGAGGACAAGAGTAAAAACAAAGACGCTTTAAAATACACTACTTATTATATTGAAAATACATTAAAAAAAGAGTATAATTTAACCAATAAATCTATTGCCAAATTATGTAATGTCAAAAAGAAAACTATAAAGAGGTTACTTAATAATAAAAAAATTAATCGTAAAGATGAAAGAAATATCATATTAAATATTCTTCAACTCTATGAAACAGTAAAGCAGTCAACTAAGCGCTAG
- a CDS encoding LCP family protein: MTNQFERSGKKPKSAAFKIITTIIIVLLIAFLLVVAFFVYKFFALGNSIHNPLGRDKSELRQKAVDTNGDPISIALFGIDSDSTRAAAGGGERSDSIVLLSINPDKKKTVMVSIPRDTRAEIVGQDSVEKINHAYAYGGPKMAINSLEKLMNVPVDHYATINMDGVKELVDQAGGVSVKSNATFTVKGHSYVKGQKYNLDGDEALAFIRSRKEDGAGGDFGRQERQQLVIQALANELVSVGSLPKINQIFDTLGDNVQTDLKMTQINSLRSKYSDALDNVDRNQLQGQDAILDDGLYYFIPSDSSKKEVVENYRKNLELE, from the coding sequence GTGACTAATCAATTTGAACGTTCGGGAAAAAAGCCTAAGTCAGCAGCATTTAAAATTATAACGACAATCATTATTGTATTACTAATTGCTTTCTTACTTGTCGTAGCCTTTTTTGTATATAAATTTTTCGCATTAGGGAATTCAATACATAATCCATTAGGTAGAGACAAATCTGAGTTAAGACAGAAAGCCGTTGATACAAACGGAGATCCGATATCTATTGCATTATTTGGTATCGATTCTGACTCAACGAGAGCAGCAGCAGGTGGAGGAGAAAGATCAGACTCAATTGTATTATTATCAATAAATCCAGATAAGAAAAAAACAGTTATGGTAAGTATTCCTAGGGATACAAGAGCTGAAATTGTTGGACAAGACTCAGTAGAAAAAATTAATCATGCATATGCATATGGCGGTCCGAAAATGGCAATTAATTCATTAGAAAAATTAATGAATGTTCCAGTTGACCATTATGCTACAATCAATATGGACGGCGTTAAAGAACTTGTTGACCAAGCAGGTGGCGTGTCAGTTAAAAGTAATGCAACATTTACAGTTAAAGGACATTCATATGTAAAAGGTCAAAAATACAACTTAGATGGTGATGAAGCACTTGCATTTATTAGAAGTAGAAAAGAAGACGGTGCAGGTGGAGACTTTGGTAGACAAGAAAGACAACAACTTGTGATTCAAGCATTAGCAAATGAACTAGTGAGCGTTGGGTCATTACCGAAGATTAACCAAATATTTGATACATTAGGTGATAATGTACAAACAGACTTGAAGATGACACAAATTAATAGTTTAAGATCTAAATATAGTGATGCATTAGACAACGTTGATCGTAATCAATTACAAGGTCAAGATGCAATATTAGACGATGGTTTATATTACTTTATTCCAAGTGATTCAAGTAAAAAAGAAGTCGTTGAAAATTACCGTAAGAACTTAGAATTAGAATAA
- a CDS encoding helix-turn-helix domain-containing protein: MYNYEISLHQEGIINPKKIGFGALCFILEGDVELTLNHVKQTFSVGDLFYLQDSDNYLPLINNGMVAILHISYSMMESMSNEEAFLFRIPSTSKSNHLDRYKHQIKDLFIKAILADLTKVKIRSSLYVMEIFKVLYERFKVDVKHYGQMELDLSSLIYKVKQYIDQNFHDTLSLNIVASHFYVSPEHLSREFSKQMAKTFIQYLKETRLYQATYALLFSQFTVEQIANSHGFSSYHNFNRQFKAQFNVTPKQYRLQYKQNKVNKHDISLSTEEKSSLISKLQKMMHNKSLVHEYKYMSFTDKPLRTINADHKTYLHIGGVHDFHTPFLGEIINNLEKIPTKPVIVIHCSMKSFYDKEHGTQYKHDLAYCLSIFTNTKIKPALKIHDIEPTDNIYNQRWYELIDVIHNYFYNKSGEIFFDINFKELIHLNSQIKATKERLPDVKIMINAPDPFEYNYEDLNINLSELHDIDGFALSYNFNDLYQLEKMNNYDITRVTNAYTKKLIKNMKYLNLHNKDVIPIEWNVINGNSITTSDYYFNASIMLNHLLDISSYITGTGYWLMEEAATSYSTISRPLSLYLKYHCKSPTNYLLTLLTDFNGQTFYAGPNYVKFEIHNKIYYLLFNYELYHPHDINYQNNIGIILSFRDIPFEQFRVTKITFDQDNGNIFKAIRKLDDNQSNLDYLNTVLLDRYCSPDIEMADFNTRQIEETYYLKTNGIKLLIVQNLK, from the coding sequence ATGTACAATTATGAAATTTCATTGCATCAGGAAGGTATCATTAATCCTAAAAAAATAGGATTCGGTGCTTTATGTTTTATTTTAGAAGGAGATGTTGAATTAACTTTAAATCATGTGAAACAAACATTTAGTGTAGGCGATTTATTTTATCTTCAAGATAGTGACAATTACTTACCTCTGATTAACAATGGTATGGTTGCTATCCTACACATAAGTTATTCTATGATGGAAAGCATGAGTAATGAGGAAGCTTTCTTATTCAGAATTCCTAGTACATCTAAATCAAATCACTTAGATAGGTACAAACATCAAATTAAGGATTTATTTATAAAAGCCATTTTAGCTGATTTGACGAAAGTGAAAATTAGAAGCAGTCTTTATGTCATGGAAATATTTAAAGTGTTATACGAACGATTTAAAGTGGATGTTAAGCATTATGGACAAATGGAGTTAGATTTAAGTAGTTTAATTTATAAAGTGAAACAATACATTGATCAAAATTTCCATGACACTCTTTCCTTAAATATTGTTGCTAGTCATTTTTATGTTTCACCTGAACATTTATCAAGAGAATTTTCAAAACAAATGGCCAAAACCTTCATTCAATATTTGAAAGAAACGAGACTTTATCAGGCTACATACGCGCTACTATTTAGTCAATTTACCGTCGAACAAATTGCGAATAGTCATGGTTTCTCTAGTTATCATAATTTTAATAGACAATTTAAAGCGCAATTTAATGTCACACCAAAACAATACAGATTACAATATAAACAGAATAAAGTGAATAAGCACGATATATCACTTTCAACAGAAGAAAAATCTTCGCTTATTTCAAAACTACAGAAAATGATGCATAACAAGTCACTTGTTCATGAATATAAATATATGTCCTTTACTGATAAACCACTTAGAACTATAAACGCAGACCATAAGACATATTTACACATCGGTGGTGTTCATGATTTTCATACGCCATTTCTCGGTGAAATTATAAATAATCTTGAAAAAATTCCAACTAAACCAGTTATCGTCATTCATTGTTCTATGAAGTCTTTTTATGATAAAGAACACGGCACGCAATACAAACATGACTTAGCCTATTGCTTGAGTATTTTCACAAATACAAAGATTAAACCTGCTTTAAAAATTCACGACATTGAACCTACAGATAACATCTATAACCAACGTTGGTATGAACTAATAGATGTGATTCATAATTATTTTTACAACAAGTCTGGTGAAATCTTCTTTGATATTAACTTTAAAGAATTGATTCATTTAAACTCGCAGATTAAGGCAACGAAAGAACGCCTTCCAGATGTGAAAATAATGATTAATGCACCTGATCCTTTCGAATATAATTATGAAGATTTAAACATTAATTTATCTGAATTACATGATATTGATGGATTTGCATTAAGCTATAACTTTAATGACTTATATCAATTAGAAAAAATGAATAACTACGACATTACACGCGTGACAAATGCATATACAAAGAAACTTATCAAAAACATGAAATATTTAAACTTGCATAATAAAGATGTTATTCCTATAGAATGGAACGTAATAAATGGCAATAGCATAACTACAAGTGATTACTACTTCAATGCTTCAATTATGCTCAATCACTTATTAGATATTTCGAGTTACATTACTGGTACTGGATATTGGTTAATGGAAGAAGCAGCAACTTCTTACTCTACTATTTCACGACCATTGTCATTATACTTAAAATATCATTGCAAAAGCCCTACCAATTATTTATTAACATTACTGACTGATTTTAACGGACAGACATTTTATGCAGGACCAAATTACGTCAAATTTGAAATTCATAACAAGATATATTATTTATTATTTAATTATGAGTTATATCACCCACATGACATTAATTATCAAAATAACATTGGGATTATATTATCTTTTCGTGATATTCCATTTGAACAATTTAGAGTCACTAAAATTACATTCGACCAAGATAATGGCAATATCTTTAAAGCCATACGTAAACTAGACGACAATCAAAGTAATTTAGACTATTTGAACACTGTCTTATTAGATAGATACTGTTCACCAGATATTGAAATGGCTGACTTTAATACACGTCAAATAGAAGAAACATATTATTTAAAGACGAACGGTATCAAACTATTAATTGTGCAAAACTTAAAATAG
- a CDS encoding helix-turn-helix domain-containing protein, whose translation MTVQFSESIQDMINYENKITIMKRDHRLSIVDFIILEEIYRAEEITIKEILQGKLTELHTRPSNIGTNLAKLYRKGYIGKYRSDLDERKVYYYMEEDQKVNYKEMIKNILL comes from the coding sequence ATGACGGTACAATTTAGTGAATCTATTCAAGATATGATAAATTATGAAAATAAAATTACAATTATGAAACGTGATCATCGCTTATCAATCGTAGACTTTATCATATTAGAGGAAATATATAGAGCAGAAGAGATTACCATAAAAGAAATACTACAAGGGAAACTAACTGAATTACATACTAGACCTTCAAACATAGGTACTAATTTAGCGAAGTTATATAGAAAAGGTTACATAGGAAAATATAGAAGTGACTTAGATGAGAGAAAAGTGTATTACTATATGGAAGAAGATCAGAAAGTAAACTACAAAGAAATGATTAAAAACATTTTATTATAG
- a CDS encoding DUF2922 domain-containing protein: MRRVLELNFKTSTDKTFTLQIQNPKSNLTQDIVVSAMMQIIKLNLFDLSKGELVSVHSAQYIERTTRQLIK, from the coding sequence ATGAGAAGAGTATTAGAACTTAACTTTAAAACATCTACAGATAAAACATTCACCCTTCAAATTCAGAATCCTAAATCAAATTTAACTCAAGACATTGTTGTAAGCGCAATGATGCAAATTATAAAATTAAATTTATTTGATTTATCTAAAGGAGAATTGGTATCTGTCCATTCCGCACAATATATAGAAAGAACTACCCGCCAGCTTATAAAGTAA
- a CDS encoding tyrosine-type recombinase/integrase: MQQVSPIKNKSDIRAMYEVLKSHSERDYLLFSLAIHTGIKVNQLLNLTVQDLLDEENDIKYNWINNEKDLIKVVIPLHLRSSLSSFIREQGLERDDFVFMSIKTKKQLSRQQAYRIIHVAAEEVGLKNIGLYSLRKTFAYHAFKSGVSVSIIQKYLGHQSLIETLKFIDVTTIKKETTIEINI; this comes from the coding sequence ATGCAACAAGTATCTCCAATTAAAAATAAAAGCGACATAAGAGCAATGTATGAAGTACTTAAATCTCATAGCGAAAGAGATTATTTATTATTTAGTTTGGCAATTCATACAGGGATAAAAGTAAATCAATTATTGAATTTAACAGTTCAAGACTTACTTGATGAAGAGAATGATATTAAATATAACTGGATTAATAATGAGAAGGATTTAATTAAAGTTGTTATTCCACTTCATTTAAGATCGAGCCTATCATCATTTATAAGAGAACAAGGATTGGAAAGAGATGATTTTGTATTTATGTCCATCAAAACAAAGAAACAATTGTCGAGACAGCAAGCGTATCGCATTATACATGTAGCTGCTGAAGAGGTTGGATTAAAAAATATCGGTCTATATTCTTTAAGAAAGACCTTTGCATATCATGCATTTAAATCAGGTGTTTCTGTATCAATTATTCAGAAATATCTTGGTCATCAATCTTTAATTGAAACTTTGAAATTTATTGATGTTACAACAATTAAAAAAGAAACGACAATTGAAATTAATATATAG